A stretch of DNA from Manihot esculenta cultivar AM560-2 chromosome 7, M.esculenta_v8, whole genome shotgun sequence:
GATGCTTCCTCGGACTTATAGAAAATACCATAGCTCTTGGTTTCTTTGATATAGTGGAGTATCCTTTTGGCAGCCGTGAAATATGCCTTGCTTGGTTGGCTCATGTACCTTGATACAATACTCATAGTATGAACTATGTCAGGCTTTGTATTTGTGAGATAGATGAGTGATCCAAGTAGGCTTCGAAAGGTTGTCTCATTTGCCCTTTCTCGATTATCATCCTTTGTCAGCTTTTCATTTTGCGTCATAGGTGTTGCTAATGGTTTGCAATTTGTCATGTTGAACTTCTTGAGTAGATCTTCTGCATATTTTTTTGAGATAAAAATATTTGTCCTGGCTCTTGCTTCACTTGAATTCCAAGGAAGAACTTCATGAGGCCAAGATCAGTCATCTCATATTCTTCCATCATAGATTTCTTGAATTCCTCCACCATTTTAGTGTTTGTGCTTTTGTATATAAAATCATCTACATAAAGACATAAGACTAAGAAATCTTTCGAAACTCGTACCTTGATGTAGAGTGATGGCTCGCTAGGACTTTTGATGAAGCTGTTGTCAAGCAAATACTTAAGCTTGTAAACCATATCTTCTTTTCCTTGAATGATGTAGCCTTGGCGTTGCTCAACGTATACTTCTTCTTCAAGCTCTCCATTGAGAAAAGCATATTTGACATCTAATTGATGTACTTGGAGCTTGAGTTCTAATTGATATACTTGGAGCTTGAGTTGTGCGGCTACTACAAGCACTACTTTCTAATTGTCTCCATACGGACCACTAGTGAGAATATTTCAAAATAGTCTATTTTAGGCTGTTGAGAGTATTCTTTCACCACTAATCTTGCTTTGTATTTATGAATTGAACCATTCTCATTGTACTTGATCCTGTAGACCCATTTTAGTCCAATAACTTCTTTATCTTTTGGCTTGTGAACTAGCTCCCATGTTTCATTCTTCTTTATCATCTTAATCTCTTCTTCATTGCTTCCACCCATTCCTTTTGTTTGATTGCTTCATGAAAACTTGTTGGCTCTATGGTGAATTTTGCAATAGTGAGTTTCTCTTACCTCAGTAGTAACATTTGCATACTtcagatttggcttcctcaaccTTGTAGATCTTCTTTGTTGTTGTTTTGCTTGTTGTACATCTTTATCTCCATCTTGGCTTGCACTTGCTTGTGATGGTTCTGGAGATGGATCTTCATCTACTATTGTTGGAAGTAAATCAACCCTTGGTGATTGTTGTGGTGAAGTCTCCACTTCTTTTTCTTGACTTTCTTCTAGTCTTGATATTCTTAGAGTAATGACTTATCTTTCAACTTTGTTATTGTCCCAATTCCAAGTGGCATTCTCGTCGAACTCGACATCTCGAATTACAATTAGTTTCTTTGTTTTCAGGCTATATATTCTATAACTCTTTGATTGTGAGCTATAGTCGAGACAGATCCCTTTTTCAGTCTTCTCTTGAAATTTGTATTTCTTCCTTTCTAGTATGTGGACATAACAAATGCTTTCAAAAACTCTCAAATGTTGTGTTGAAGGCTTCCTTTCACTCCATGCTTCAATAGGAATCTTATTATGTACTGCTCTTGTTGGGCATCTATTGAGCAAATAGACTGCTGTATAGACAGCTTCTGTCCAAAATATTCTTGGTATTCTTTTTTCTTCAAGCATTGATCGCTCCATCTCTATaactattctatttttttttcaaatactcCATTCTGCCCTGCAGCATatttgacgcggaaccctatggcacaagtctcaaacccacacgcacaaatagatatggaatccaaagatttgataaacccacctcctatggcaccccacaattagagaagctgaaataccaatgattgaaggatttagatgagaatctgacaaacgccacaatgaatagttaataagttagccaagattcttggtgcaattgatgaaagaaaATCCTCattctcactcaaagcaatacacgccaaaggtatAAAAAGAATTCtgataattttgattaaaagcttcatcttacaagtgtttcttatccttatatagtaaggagagaaaataaaactctaagaCACTCTTTTTAGGGCTGGCCAAACCACACACAAGactcaagcccaatcacacactaaaatacacatcaaacacataagtattaaaacataagctcaaaacatgacccaacactctaaaacttaaaagaaaaaatttggccagaatacaagcccaaacaaagttaaaataaaacaagtgtttaaataataaaatatagcaagcccatcataacaatgccgaataaattagacagcgctatctccattacacaccttaagtaaggtgagtagcttaggtgagtcttcaagcttcacgagacatttgccaatGGCAAACTCAGtaaattcttgtgttacttgttcttgaatgtgtaagttcatagctgcttcaagcttcttagctttgctccttatcactggtccactagggagcaccaatggatccttgcttcctcgattctcatgtgattgtgcttgctagttcgtatcattccctccttcctcaaaaagatttgtcctcaaatctgcaACATGGTCAAAAGGAAACAAGTCAAACACATTAAATGTAGCACTAACCCCATACTCACCTGGCAAGTCTATTTTATAAGCATtgttgatcaaacataatttagccacatttttattatctttattactgctTAATTACATATTtgccagcttaatttatggtttttgtcatgtttttacagaaaaggaagaaaatggaaagttggagaaaaagtgcagaaaaagctggaaaagtgattgggtcaaagtgatttggct
This window harbors:
- the LOC110607409 gene encoding secreted RxLR effector protein 161-like, which produces MTNCKPLATPMTQNEKLTKDDNRERANETTFRSLLGSLIYLTNTKPDIVHTMSIVSRYMSQPSKAYFTAAKRILHYIKETKSYGIFYKSEEASNLISYIDSYWTESIDDKKSTSGYAFFLGIKIISWSSRKQKTMALSSVGAEYIATTSAVY